Proteins found in one Streptococcus criceti HS-6 genomic segment:
- a CDS encoding ABC transporter substrate-binding protein produces MKKIMTIFVALLATLLLVACGNKQKDSEKDSLSSMPKIEGFTYYGKVPKNPKKVVNFAYSYTGYLLELGIDVSSYSLDNEKDSPAFGDKLKNVKKLTSEDTEAIAAQKPDLIIVFSTDKNIKQLKEIAPVLVIEYGKHDYLQMLTDFGKVFDKEDKAKAWLKNWKVKTTKAKEELNAVLSKNTTFTVMDFYDKDIYLYGKNWGRGGELIYDTLGFSAPQKVRDDVFKTGYFGVSQEVLGDYIGDYALLNVSKATKNSAASLKESDVWQNIPAVQNNHILEVDEALFYFSDPMSLDKQLPAFVEAVKKAN; encoded by the coding sequence ATGAAAAAAATAATGACAATATTTGTAGCCTTATTGGCTACTCTTTTGCTTGTGGCTTGCGGCAACAAGCAAAAAGATTCTGAAAAAGACTCTCTGTCTTCCATGCCAAAGATCGAAGGTTTCACCTATTATGGCAAGGTGCCCAAAAATCCAAAAAAGGTGGTCAACTTTGCCTACTCTTACACTGGTTATCTCTTAGAACTCGGGATCGATGTTTCCAGTTACTCGCTCGATAATGAGAAAGACAGTCCCGCCTTTGGTGATAAACTAAAAAATGTTAAGAAGCTGACTTCCGAAGATACTGAAGCTATTGCTGCACAAAAGCCAGATCTGATTATTGTCTTTTCAACCGACAAAAACATCAAGCAATTAAAAGAAATTGCTCCTGTTTTGGTTATTGAATACGGCAAACACGATTATCTGCAGATGCTAACTGATTTTGGTAAGGTCTTTGATAAAGAAGATAAAGCTAAGGCTTGGCTTAAAAATTGGAAAGTAAAAACGACCAAGGCCAAGGAGGAACTTAATGCTGTTCTCTCTAAAAATACTACCTTTACCGTTATGGACTTCTATGATAAGGATATCTACCTCTATGGCAAAAATTGGGGGCGTGGTGGCGAGCTCATTTACGATACTCTTGGATTCTCGGCACCCCAAAAAGTAAGGGATGATGTCTTTAAAACCGGCTATTTCGGTGTCTCTCAAGAAGTTCTTGGCGATTACATTGGCGACTATGCTCTCCTCAATGTCAGCAAGGCAACCAAAAATTCAGCAGCTTCCCTCAAGGAGAGTGATGTCTGGCAAAATATTCCTGCTGTCCAAAACAATCATATCCTAGAAGTTGATGAAGCTCTCTTCTACTTCTCTGATCCAATGTCACTGGATAAGCAGTTGCCCGCCTTTGTTGAAGCTGTGAAAAAAGCCAATTAG